A single window of Jiangella alkaliphila DNA harbors:
- a CDS encoding phosphotransferase enzyme family protein codes for MDAAAIADRFDLGARAALSDGPVARGKQGVVWRLVTSDGRWAVKVPFRHEDEAALAPAAAFQEAAAASGVPAPRIRRTAEGTLFAVVDGVRLRVYEWIDLGEPDPLLDPELVGAAVAATHLVPGAEHAGPITDPDRWYLDPVGAPRWDELIAELHAEGAPFAGRLAAVRDELVELESWLTPPAALRTCHRDLMADNLVSTASGGVCVIDWENSGPAGPAQELAVALFEFGRTDPGRARALASAYAEAGGPGRVTASGDFSMLIAVLGHIAEIAATEWLRPNHRSRGRSHSEAWIGEMLDDQHTRDRLDGLLAALR; via the coding sequence GTGGACGCCGCCGCGATCGCCGACCGCTTCGACCTGGGCGCTCGTGCGGCGCTGTCCGACGGCCCGGTCGCACGCGGCAAGCAGGGCGTCGTCTGGCGGCTCGTCACGTCGGACGGACGGTGGGCGGTCAAGGTCCCGTTCCGGCACGAGGACGAGGCCGCGCTCGCCCCGGCGGCCGCGTTCCAGGAGGCCGCCGCCGCCTCGGGCGTCCCGGCGCCGCGCATCCGCCGCACCGCCGAGGGCACCCTGTTCGCCGTCGTCGACGGGGTCCGGCTGCGGGTCTACGAGTGGATCGACCTGGGCGAGCCCGATCCGCTGCTCGACCCCGAGCTGGTCGGCGCCGCTGTCGCCGCGACCCACCTGGTGCCGGGCGCCGAACACGCCGGGCCCATCACCGACCCCGACCGCTGGTACCTCGACCCCGTCGGCGCGCCGCGGTGGGACGAGCTGATCGCGGAGCTGCACGCTGAGGGCGCACCATTCGCCGGCCGCCTGGCGGCGGTGCGCGACGAGCTGGTCGAGCTGGAGTCGTGGCTCACTCCCCCGGCGGCGTTGCGCACCTGCCACCGCGACCTCATGGCCGACAACCTCGTCTCGACGGCCTCTGGCGGCGTGTGCGTCATCGACTGGGAGAACAGCGGCCCGGCCGGCCCGGCACAGGAGCTCGCGGTCGCGCTGTTCGAGTTCGGCCGCACCGATCCCGGCCGGGCCCGCGCCCTGGCGAGCGCCTACGCGGAGGCCGGCGGCCCTGGCCGCGTCACCGCCAGCGGCGACTTCTCCATGCTGATCGCTGTGCTCGGGCACATCGCCGAGATCGCGGCCACCGAGTGGTTGCGGCCGAACCACCGCTCGCGCGGCCGGTCGCACTCCGAGGCGTGGATCGGCGAGATGCTCGACGACCAGCACACCCGCGACCGGCTGGACGGCCTGCTGGCGGCGCTGCGATGA
- a CDS encoding DUF4352 domain-containing protein, giving the protein MNEQQWAEGWYQDGQDPAVDRWWDGTRWTGATRPRGGPAAMTAQRPMPATVGVAEPPKKRHRLRNAVLIVIGVIALIVIVQAAGGGDDPETPATTQEEDAAAPAGEEPAAEEPAEPAEEAAPGLGDPAEDGDFTFVVDAVEDGPERIGDDAFGVSPQGRFVYVTITVTNHGDAPGSFFGDNQYLIDTEGRKASADAEAAIYLPESQSLYEEINPGNTLTGTVVFDIAADAVPAAVELHDSLFSGGVTVSLS; this is encoded by the coding sequence ATGAACGAGCAGCAGTGGGCCGAGGGCTGGTACCAGGACGGGCAGGACCCGGCGGTGGACCGGTGGTGGGACGGCACCCGCTGGACCGGTGCGACGCGGCCCCGAGGCGGGCCGGCCGCCATGACGGCGCAGCGGCCGATGCCGGCCACGGTGGGCGTCGCGGAGCCGCCGAAGAAGCGACACCGCCTCCGCAACGCCGTCCTCATCGTCATCGGGGTGATCGCGCTGATCGTGATCGTCCAGGCCGCCGGCGGCGGGGACGACCCCGAGACGCCGGCGACGACGCAGGAGGAGGACGCCGCCGCGCCTGCGGGAGAGGAGCCGGCGGCGGAGGAGCCGGCGGAACCGGCCGAGGAGGCGGCTCCGGGACTCGGCGACCCGGCCGAGGACGGCGACTTCACCTTCGTCGTCGACGCCGTCGAGGACGGGCCGGAGCGGATCGGCGACGACGCCTTCGGGGTCAGCCCGCAGGGCCGGTTCGTCTACGTGACCATCACCGTCACCAACCACGGCGACGCGCCCGGGTCGTTCTTCGGCGACAACCAGTACCTCATCGACACCGAGGGCCGGAAGGCGAGCGCCGACGCCGAGGCCGCCATCTACCTGCCCGAGTCGCAGTCGCTCTACGAGGAGATCAACCCCGGCAACACGCTGACCGGGACGGTCGTCTTCGACATCGCGGCCGACGCGGTTCCGGCCGCCGTGGAGCTGCACGACTCGTTGTTCTCCGGCGGCGTCACCGTCAGCCTTTCGTAG
- a CDS encoding VOC family protein — MLSDYPVYATIATGDLARARAFYEGTLGFSPDMEDATGGILYGSGLTRFLLYASEFAGGPPQTVATWVVDDVDAAVDELAGKGVTFEQYDLPGLKTDERGIAELGPFRGAWFKDPDGNILNVGTAPVT, encoded by the coding sequence ATGTTGAGTGACTATCCGGTCTACGCCACGATCGCGACGGGCGATCTGGCCCGCGCACGGGCCTTCTACGAGGGGACCCTGGGGTTCAGTCCCGATATGGAGGACGCCACCGGGGGCATCCTCTACGGGTCGGGCCTGACACGGTTCCTGCTCTACGCGAGCGAGTTCGCGGGCGGGCCGCCGCAGACGGTGGCGACCTGGGTCGTCGACGACGTCGATGCGGCGGTCGACGAGCTGGCCGGCAAGGGCGTGACGTTCGAGCAGTACGACCTGCCCGGGCTGAAGACCGACGAGCGGGGGATCGCCGAGCTGGGGCCCTTCCGCGGCGCCTGGTTCAAGGATCCGGACGGCAACATCCTGAACGTCGGCACGGCCCCGGTGACCTGA
- a CDS encoding GrpB family protein, which yields MITVVDHDPQWPERFTRLRDEYAAAMAAGGVPVVAIEHVGSTSVPGLAAKPVIDCDIVVARADVARTSDVLAGLGFRPLGELGIPLRWAFKEPERLAGTNTYVIVDGSLALRNHLAVRDVLRRDAALRDEYAAVKRRAGADAADIDDYGHRKNAMVQRLLAAAGLSAADRASIDGNQVPSHADVPR from the coding sequence ATGATCACCGTCGTCGACCACGACCCGCAGTGGCCCGAGCGGTTCACCCGGCTGCGCGACGAGTACGCGGCGGCGATGGCGGCCGGCGGCGTGCCGGTGGTGGCGATCGAGCACGTCGGCAGCACGTCGGTGCCCGGCCTGGCCGCCAAGCCCGTCATCGACTGCGACATCGTGGTCGCGCGCGCCGACGTCGCCCGGACGTCGGACGTGCTGGCCGGGCTCGGCTTCCGCCCGCTCGGCGAGCTCGGCATCCCGCTGCGGTGGGCGTTCAAGGAGCCGGAGCGGCTGGCCGGCACGAACACCTACGTGATCGTCGACGGGTCGCTGGCGCTGCGCAACCACCTGGCGGTCCGCGACGTGCTCCGCCGCGACGCCGCCCTGCGCGACGAGTACGCGGCGGTGAAACGCCGGGCCGGCGCCGACGCCGCGGACATCGACGATTACGGGCATCGCAAGAACGCCATGGTCCAGCGGCTGCTCGCCGCGGCCGGGCTGAGTGCGGCCGATCGAGCGTCCATCGACGGGAACCAGGTGCCCTCGCACGCGGACGTGCCCCGGTAG
- a CDS encoding B3/B4 domain-containing protein, whose translation MRFRHAPEIWADHPTLAAGVLSVDGVSDRAAPDDAVDRYLERAQELLAAGPASALPQLQAWRRTFAAMGVKPTQYRCASESLLRRLGKDGTLPRIHPLVDLCNAASAAAAIPVAALDRDRVKGDLEVCRAQGDETYASFGGEVERPVPGEVIFADEAGQAHARRWTHKQSGTSIVRPETRDVLIVSEALHPGAAADVEALLTALAADLTRAWPGVTPRLTILTPERPVAELAG comes from the coding sequence ATGCGGTTCCGTCACGCCCCGGAGATCTGGGCCGACCACCCCACCCTGGCCGCCGGGGTCCTCTCCGTCGACGGCGTCAGCGACCGGGCCGCGCCCGACGACGCCGTCGACCGGTACCTCGAGCGGGCACAGGAGCTGCTCGCCGCCGGGCCGGCCAGCGCGCTCCCCCAGTTGCAGGCCTGGCGGCGCACGTTCGCCGCGATGGGCGTGAAGCCGACGCAGTACCGGTGCGCCTCGGAGTCGCTGCTGCGCCGGCTGGGGAAGGACGGCACTCTGCCGCGGATCCACCCGCTGGTCGACCTGTGCAACGCGGCGTCGGCGGCGGCCGCGATCCCGGTCGCCGCGCTGGACCGCGACCGCGTCAAGGGCGACCTCGAGGTCTGCCGGGCGCAGGGCGACGAGACGTACGCGTCGTTCGGCGGCGAGGTGGAGCGGCCGGTGCCCGGCGAGGTGATCTTCGCCGACGAGGCCGGTCAGGCGCATGCCCGGCGCTGGACGCACAAGCAGAGCGGCACGTCGATCGTCCGGCCGGAGACCCGCGACGTGCTGATCGTGTCCGAGGCGCTGCACCCTGGCGCCGCCGCCGACGTCGAGGCGCTGCTCACGGCCCTGGCGGCCGACCTCACCAGGGCCTGGCCGGGTGTCACGCCGCGGCTGACGATCTTGACGCCTGAGCGGCCGGTCGCGGAACTCGCTGGCTGA
- a CDS encoding SDR family NAD(P)-dependent oxidoreductase has product MGQTVGYSHCNERFRGEVALVTGASRGIGAATARAFAAAGAAVVLVARDADALAAVRAGIEADGGTALVVAADLTRADDAARMAEPAVERFGRLDAAVNAAAAHGGRPTPLAGLAVEEWDRTIAVSLRGAFLSLRAEIAAMVPSGGGAIVNVASTTGFEAVAGLAPYVAAKHGLIGLTKTAALDHAADGVRVNAIAPGPTHTEQLDRAGPAARERVAAAVPVHRLGTPDEVAAAALWLCGDQAAFVTGATLAVDGGLLAGQPPFGASVRSRE; this is encoded by the coding sequence CTGGGCCAGACGGTTGGATACAGTCACTGTAATGAAAGGTTTCGAGGGGAGGTCGCGCTCGTCACCGGGGCGAGCCGCGGCATCGGCGCCGCGACGGCGCGGGCGTTCGCGGCCGCCGGGGCGGCGGTCGTGCTGGTGGCACGCGACGCGGACGCGCTGGCGGCGGTGCGGGCGGGCATCGAGGCGGACGGCGGGACGGCGCTGGTCGTCGCGGCCGACCTGACGAGGGCCGACGACGCGGCGCGGATGGCCGAGCCCGCCGTCGAGCGGTTCGGCCGGCTCGACGCCGCCGTCAACGCGGCCGCGGCGCACGGCGGCCGGCCGACGCCGCTGGCCGGGCTCGCCGTCGAGGAGTGGGACCGGACGATCGCGGTCAGCCTGCGCGGCGCGTTCCTGTCGCTGCGCGCCGAGATCGCCGCGATGGTGCCGTCCGGCGGCGGCGCGATCGTCAACGTCGCGTCGACGACCGGCTTCGAGGCGGTGGCCGGGCTGGCGCCGTACGTGGCCGCCAAGCACGGGCTGATCGGGCTGACCAAGACCGCCGCGCTCGACCACGCCGCCGACGGCGTCCGCGTCAACGCCATCGCGCCCGGGCCGACGCACACCGAGCAACTGGACCGCGCCGGCCCCGCCGCCCGCGAGCGCGTCGCCGCCGCCGTCCCCGTCCACCGGCTCGGCACCCCGGACGAGGTGGCGGCCGCGGCGCTCTGGCTCTGCGGCGACCAGGCCGCGTTCGTCACCGGCGCCACCCTCGCCGTCGACGGCGGTCTGCTGGCGGGTCAGCCGCCGTTCGGGGCTTCTGTCCGATCCCGCGAGTAG